From the genome of Geitlerinema sp. PCC 9228, one region includes:
- the iscB gene encoding RNA-guided endonuclease IscB produces LQLIQNPEISGIEYQQGELQGYEVREYLLEKWNRKCAYCGAENLPLELEHIHPRSKGGTDRVSNLTLACHSCNQSKSNRDIRDFLSGKPSRLNRILKQSQSPLKDAAAVNSTRWALFNALKQTGLPVATGTGGQTKFNRVRLNLPKTHWLDAASVGKIDSLQVLTTKPLLITAKGHGTRQMCGTDKFGFPKRHRSRVQIHKGFQTGDIVTAIVTKGKKIGSYV; encoded by the coding sequence CTGCAACTCATACAGAACCCTGAGATATCGGGCATTGAGTACCAGCAAGGGGAATTGCAAGGCTATGAAGTCAGGGAATATTTATTAGAGAAATGGAATCGCAAATGTGCTTACTGTGGCGCTGAAAATCTGCCACTTGAACTCGAGCATATTCATCCTCGGTCGAAAGGAGGCACTGACCGGGTCTCTAACCTGACCCTGGCTTGCCACTCATGCAATCAATCCAAAAGCAATCGGGACATTCGAGACTTTTTATCAGGCAAGCCTAGCCGATTGAACCGTATCCTGAAGCAGTCCCAATCACCGCTCAAAGATGCGGCAGCCGTCAATTCAACCCGGTGGGCGTTGTTCAATGCCCTGAAACAAACAGGTTTACCTGTGGCGACAGGCACGGGGGGACAAACCAAGTTTAATCGAGTCCGATTAAACCTACCCAAAACCCACTGGTTAGATGCTGCCAGTGTTGGGAAAATTGATTCACTTCAAGTCCTGACCACAAAACCGTTATTAATTACAGCAAAAGGACATGGGACTCGACAGATGTGCGGCACTGACAAGTTTGGGTTTCCAAAGCGTCACCGCTCGCGGGTGCAAATTCATAAAGGCTTTCAGACAGGCGATATCGTTACTGCCATTGTCACCAAAGGCAAGAAAATTGGGTCTTATGT